One Burkholderia thailandensis E264 genomic window carries:
- the tssI gene encoding type VI secretion system tip protein TssI/VgrG, which produces MKMSDIAGFLSLQNSRLLTIKTPLAGRAELVLSDFQCSEGLSVLFDMRLGLASRDPTIELKQMIGQAVTISLQPPGGIVGGSARHFHGYVTQFSHTGADGGLATYSATVQPWLWMLSRRVDSRIFQDKSARDILDEVFSQYSALASYEFRAGRTLKPYSYCTQYRETDLNFVLRLMELEGLFFYFEHAEDGHKLIIDDDSTRAKPIDGLPSLRYASGEILEDEAVVTQWAAQRQLMSGAVSMKAYDYKVPAARRYVSGESDFNQGEVERYEIYDYVGLHGFDSTDRGEELARFRLESLAASGKTFSGTSTGRTLAPGRYFELSAHYDHDNGPMHDRQFLLTNVRHHGVNNYQSNEGSGSYHASFQCIRKKIPFRPPLAHARPVIPGPQTAIVVGPKGEQIHTDALGRVKIQFHWDRIGQRNQGSSCWVRVSQPWAGGGFGSVQIPRIGDEVVVTFLDGNPDRPLILSSVYNAQNMPPWALPAGATQSGFLTRSHKGTSENANAIRFEDKLGEEEIWLHAERNQRIEVEHDESHTVGAKRTKTIGADEIVTIGGAQTHTITGARTQTIGADHTQTIKGAHKQNVAGTHAQVIGGNASITTTGPQPGAAGTVGDIEIQSSQGKIHLKAATEIVIEVGASVIHLKADGTIEISGPTHIGLNSKS; this is translated from the coding sequence ATGAAAATGTCCGATATTGCGGGTTTCCTGAGTCTGCAAAACAGCCGCCTGCTGACGATCAAGACGCCGCTTGCCGGGCGCGCCGAGCTGGTGCTCAGCGATTTCCAGTGCAGCGAGGGCTTGTCGGTGCTGTTCGACATGCGGCTGGGGCTTGCGTCGCGCGATCCGACGATCGAACTGAAGCAGATGATCGGCCAGGCCGTCACGATATCCCTTCAGCCCCCAGGCGGGATCGTCGGCGGTTCCGCCCGGCATTTTCACGGTTACGTCACGCAGTTTTCGCATACCGGCGCCGACGGCGGGCTCGCCACCTATAGCGCGACTGTGCAGCCGTGGCTATGGATGCTGTCGCGACGGGTGGATTCGCGAATATTCCAGGACAAGAGCGCACGCGACATTCTCGACGAGGTGTTTTCGCAATATTCGGCGCTCGCTTCCTACGAATTCCGCGCCGGCCGCACGCTGAAGCCGTACAGCTATTGCACGCAGTACCGGGAGACGGATCTGAATTTCGTGCTGCGCCTGATGGAGCTGGAAGGGCTCTTTTTCTATTTCGAGCACGCGGAGGACGGACACAAGCTGATCATCGACGACGATTCGACCCGTGCAAAGCCCATCGACGGGCTGCCGTCGCTGCGGTATGCGAGCGGCGAGATTCTCGAGGACGAAGCGGTGGTCACGCAATGGGCGGCGCAGCGGCAACTCATGTCCGGCGCTGTCAGCATGAAGGCTTATGACTACAAAGTGCCTGCCGCCCGCCGCTACGTATCGGGCGAGTCGGATTTCAATCAGGGCGAGGTCGAGCGGTATGAAATCTACGACTACGTCGGGCTGCATGGTTTCGATTCGACCGACCGGGGCGAGGAACTGGCGCGATTCAGGCTGGAATCGCTCGCCGCGAGCGGCAAGACCTTTTCGGGCACGAGCACCGGCAGGACGCTCGCGCCGGGCCGCTATTTTGAATTGAGCGCGCATTACGATCACGACAACGGCCCGATGCATGACCGCCAGTTCCTGTTGACGAATGTCCGCCACCATGGCGTCAACAATTATCAGTCTAACGAAGGATCGGGGTCGTACCACGCCAGCTTCCAGTGCATCCGCAAGAAGATTCCGTTTCGGCCGCCGCTCGCGCATGCGCGGCCCGTCATTCCGGGGCCGCAGACCGCGATCGTCGTGGGGCCGAAGGGCGAGCAAATTCATACCGATGCGCTGGGGCGAGTGAAGATCCAGTTTCATTGGGACCGCATCGGGCAGCGCAATCAAGGCAGTTCGTGCTGGGTGCGGGTGAGCCAGCCGTGGGCGGGCGGCGGGTTCGGCTCGGTGCAGATTCCGCGCATCGGCGACGAGGTGGTGGTCACGTTCCTCGACGGCAATCCGGATCGCCCGCTGATCCTATCGAGCGTCTATAACGCGCAGAACATGCCGCCGTGGGCGCTGCCGGCGGGCGCGACGCAAAGCGGGTTCCTCACGCGCTCGCACAAGGGGACGTCCGAGAACGCCAACGCGATTCGCTTCGAGGACAAGCTGGGCGAGGAAGAAATCTGGCTGCATGCGGAAAGGAATCAGCGCATCGAGGTCGAGCACGACGAATCGCACACCGTCGGCGCGAAGCGGACCAAGACGATCGGCGCGGACGAGATCGTCACGATCGGCGGCGCGCAGACCCACACGATCACGGGCGCGCGCACGCAGACGATCGGCGCAGACCATACGCAGACCATCAAGGGCGCGCACAAGCAGAACGTCGCCGGCACGCATGCCCAGGTCATCGGCGGCAACGCGTCGATCACGACCACGGGGCCGCAGCCGGGCGCCGCCGGCACCGTCGGAGATATCGAGATCCAGTCGAGCCAGGGGAAGATCCATCTCAAGGCGGCGACGGAAATCGTCATCGAAGTGGGGGCGAGCGTGATCCATCTGAAGGCGGACGGCACGATCGAGATCAGCGGCCCGACGCATATCGGGCTGAATTCGAAGAGCTGA
- the ddpX gene encoding D-alanyl-D-alanine dipeptidase, which produces MKTPAHRLVEITPRTHGVDVDLAYATDRNLTGKPIYRRTHCLLIEPAEAALRRAVTVAAQIGLRLRIYDAYRPPRAQQVLWDFLPDPAFVADLGRGSNHSRGAALDLTLVDANGVALDMGTGFDDMVAASNHFHDGLPEPVQRNRLLLLGVMHAAGFTHIASEWWHYELPGSRALPLIDGDASGPWRLM; this is translated from the coding sequence TTGAAGACTCCCGCCCATCGCCTCGTCGAGATCACGCCGCGCACGCACGGCGTCGACGTCGATCTCGCCTACGCGACCGACCGCAATCTGACCGGCAAGCCGATCTACCGGCGCACGCACTGTCTGCTCATCGAGCCGGCCGAGGCCGCGCTGCGCCGCGCGGTCACGGTGGCCGCGCAGATCGGCCTGCGGCTGCGGATCTACGACGCGTACCGGCCGCCGCGGGCGCAGCAGGTGCTGTGGGACTTCCTGCCCGATCCGGCCTTCGTCGCCGATCTCGGCCGCGGCTCGAACCACAGCCGCGGCGCCGCGCTCGACCTGACGCTCGTCGACGCGAATGGCGTCGCGCTCGACATGGGCACGGGCTTCGACGACATGGTCGCCGCGTCGAATCATTTCCACGACGGCCTGCCCGAGCCCGTGCAGCGCAACCGGCTGCTGCTGCTCGGCGTGATGCACGCGGCCGGCTTCACGCACATCGCGAGCGAGTGGTGGCACTACGAGTTGCCCGGCTCGCGCGCGCTGCCGCTGATCGACGGCGACGCAAGCGGACCGTGGCGGCTGATGTGA
- a CDS encoding DUF1795 domain-containing protein produces the protein MRYSVNEGHLELPGQWLDRSVNALLPAMAEVTGSNLVLTRDELPYGVEFADYVDVQRAKYRKELSGLQMQRDEPGVLDGRPCQFLAFTWNKDDLLIHQMAVIALDAPLVLALTYTSPGRLPDGVRDAIGAALASFRFHRSAQLPAS, from the coding sequence ATGCGCTACTCGGTCAACGAAGGACATCTGGAATTGCCCGGCCAGTGGCTGGACCGCAGCGTCAATGCGTTGCTGCCGGCCATGGCGGAAGTGACGGGAAGCAACCTCGTGCTGACGCGCGACGAGCTGCCTTATGGCGTCGAGTTCGCCGATTACGTCGACGTGCAGCGCGCGAAATACCGGAAGGAACTGAGCGGTCTGCAGATGCAGCGCGACGAGCCGGGCGTGCTGGACGGGCGGCCCTGCCAGTTTCTCGCCTTTACCTGGAACAAGGACGACCTGCTCATCCACCAGATGGCGGTGATCGCTCTCGACGCGCCGCTGGTGCTGGCGCTGACCTACACGAGCCCCGGCCGACTGCCGGACGGCGTTCGCGACGCGATCGGCGCGGCGTTGGCGAGCTTCAGATTTCACCGGAGCGCGCAACTTCCCGCTTCGTGA
- a CDS encoding RHS repeat-associated core domain-containing protein produces the protein MGEVQSSAPPDSRQKLAALAQRGSNADAVQTVSNMGLAINAAQVTAAGTSAWAAGTFQCFAGRVIAPLGGAMLGGALAEAVGADRPVTWVLGKMGLPAVAKPGKAPARVGHKIVHENAFIGALTGLLAGIAVGVAIAAAAAAIVATGGAAAVAIAAAGPFVVGFVSGAVGGFVGAAVAKGIGHTGSVTGAIADGSPNVSFEGARVARVTDPVTCSKDPGTPPPQIAQGSLTVSVNGLPLARIGHKITCSAVIQEGCTTISADETTGTFGKIDANVSLLEQLVLTATDVIMMRSATKEGGLLDGVLRELLGEPIDMATGDYADYRTDFTWPHVLPLTISRAYAGRQPVEGLLGDRWISNWSQRLRYRRPADGPATVTFFDADGQQLVYPVPHEPFNAINFWAPHYALHGNRARAVVFDERSQQSLIFEPAHAEDDVARLTRIEDRNGNTIDFEYNALGRLCTVRHSGGMTLWVTCDSRGLLQSVSERPGGEGELVRYRFDGKRLTDVHSRFQGEFHFGYTDEGWLNHWRDSGATEVALRYDERARVIATRTNTALYDDRFEYDDEQRRTTYIDALGHRHQRWFDAQNRLIRSQDPLGRVMHASFDERGWLSARTDPIGRVSQYRYDARGRPVKVIDVYGRESRYRWNGAGQLIERTDPFGALRWHFSAEGNLVAFEGPSGETRFRYDPRGLLVSRTDPDGATYAWRHDEAGRPDRWTDPLGRHTHLDRDRYGRLRSRTDAAGHRTVYGYEPGPSNPREALSSVTYPDGAIARFHYDSEGMLREAVNPLGHGIRYTWGAFDLLASVTDPSGAVTQYHRDGTARLTGVTNALGQRWTLERDAAGQVIAETDWRGRCTRYVRNRLGQVTEKHLPDGVVLRYEYDAYDRLISLAGPLQKHTFAWGSRGQLTRAQVWERSDDADAWRADNDVCLEYDDAFRLIEESQSGQAIRYEYDVMGRPASLGTPSGQTRWQYDLAGQLDVIESNGHQFRFGYDVLGRESHRRYLPTEQRRNWQPEWADRYPDGFAQRQAHDARSQLTSQVFGALPWHDEVAPEAFGPQRARHYEWDVAGHCVGMQEERKGLPVEAGRWRYDARGQMVDAYHERTESRSARERYRYDALGHVVEQQIDGGEIRTHDYLGDQLISAGPNVYKYDARGRMVARTELRDGFRPRSWRYRWDDFDRLREVTTPGGERWAYRYDAFGRRISKVCTHGGRRNRLKRAAYLWCGSRMIEAWRTYDERDGSRHDIQRWHYRPSTHIPLAQERLRFDDQPDPQTSEWYPLACDPNGAPHTLYSSDGRALWRARRTAWGDTAGDDGRDSLRSAVREQLRLGHRDSDEFDPPDCELRFPGQWADEESGLHYNLHRYYDPSTGQYLSADPVGLAGGLRTHAYVHDPMQWGDPFGLQGYDTVRNHRAGNKQIDYDGQRWNVPKGKNPTEVIPESDPIGKKLQDATDNAAARWNTSNLTPAESNAIESARASGEYWRANLLQQQAKGRWIESQVKSDPDIAGMDLDWNRVGVDAVDPNTGLSYDIMSGSKSNMDAHAMRMSDVVFRMITF, from the coding sequence ATGGGCGAAGTGCAGAGTAGCGCGCCGCCGGACAGCCGGCAGAAGCTCGCGGCGCTAGCGCAACGAGGCAGCAATGCGGACGCCGTGCAGACGGTGTCCAACATGGGGCTCGCGATCAACGCGGCGCAAGTCACGGCGGCCGGGACGAGCGCGTGGGCGGCCGGCACGTTCCAGTGCTTCGCCGGGCGCGTGATCGCGCCGCTTGGCGGCGCGATGCTCGGCGGCGCGCTCGCCGAGGCGGTCGGCGCGGACCGCCCGGTCACATGGGTGCTGGGCAAGATGGGGCTTCCGGCGGTCGCGAAGCCCGGCAAGGCGCCGGCTCGCGTCGGACACAAGATCGTCCACGAGAACGCATTCATCGGCGCGCTGACCGGCCTGCTGGCGGGGATCGCGGTCGGCGTGGCCATTGCCGCCGCGGCGGCCGCGATCGTGGCGACGGGCGGCGCCGCCGCGGTCGCCATCGCGGCGGCCGGCCCGTTCGTCGTCGGGTTCGTCTCGGGCGCGGTGGGCGGATTCGTCGGCGCGGCGGTGGCCAAGGGCATCGGCCATACCGGCTCGGTGACGGGCGCGATCGCGGACGGCTCGCCCAACGTCTCGTTCGAAGGGGCGCGGGTTGCCCGCGTGACCGACCCGGTGACATGCAGCAAGGACCCCGGCACGCCTCCGCCGCAGATCGCGCAGGGCAGCCTGACCGTATCCGTCAACGGCCTGCCGCTCGCGCGGATCGGCCACAAGATCACGTGCTCGGCGGTCATTCAGGAAGGCTGCACGACGATCAGCGCGGACGAGACGACCGGCACGTTCGGCAAGATCGACGCGAACGTGTCGCTTCTCGAGCAGTTGGTGCTGACGGCCACCGACGTCATCATGATGCGTTCGGCGACCAAGGAAGGCGGCTTGCTGGACGGCGTGCTGCGCGAGCTGCTCGGCGAGCCGATCGACATGGCGACGGGCGATTACGCCGACTACCGGACGGATTTCACGTGGCCGCACGTGCTGCCGCTCACGATTTCCCGTGCGTACGCGGGGCGGCAGCCGGTCGAGGGGCTGCTCGGCGACAGGTGGATCAGCAACTGGTCGCAGCGCCTGCGATATCGGCGGCCGGCGGACGGCCCGGCCACCGTCACGTTCTTCGACGCGGATGGCCAGCAACTCGTGTATCCGGTTCCGCACGAGCCGTTCAACGCGATCAACTTCTGGGCGCCGCACTACGCGTTGCACGGCAATCGCGCGCGGGCCGTCGTTTTCGACGAGCGCTCGCAGCAATCGCTGATTTTCGAGCCGGCGCATGCCGAGGACGACGTCGCCCGCCTGACCCGCATCGAGGACCGCAACGGCAACACGATCGACTTCGAGTACAACGCGCTCGGCCGGCTATGCACGGTGCGGCACAGCGGCGGGATGACGCTGTGGGTCACCTGCGATTCCCGCGGGCTGTTGCAGAGCGTGTCGGAGCGGCCGGGCGGGGAGGGCGAACTGGTCCGCTATCGTTTCGACGGCAAGCGCCTCACCGACGTTCATAGCCGCTTCCAGGGCGAATTTCATTTCGGCTATACCGACGAGGGCTGGCTCAATCACTGGCGCGACAGCGGCGCCACCGAGGTTGCGCTGCGCTATGACGAGCGGGCAAGGGTGATCGCCACGCGCACGAATACCGCGCTGTACGACGATCGCTTCGAGTATGACGACGAGCAACGGCGGACGACGTACATCGACGCGCTCGGGCACCGGCATCAACGCTGGTTCGATGCGCAGAACCGGCTGATTCGGTCGCAGGACCCGCTGGGCCGGGTGATGCATGCCAGTTTCGACGAGCGGGGCTGGCTGAGCGCGCGGACGGACCCGATCGGCCGAGTCAGCCAGTACCGTTACGACGCGCGCGGTCGCCCCGTGAAAGTCATCGACGTCTACGGACGGGAGAGTCGATATCGATGGAATGGGGCCGGGCAGTTGATCGAGCGAACCGATCCGTTCGGCGCGCTGCGCTGGCATTTCAGCGCAGAGGGCAATCTGGTGGCGTTCGAGGGGCCGTCAGGCGAGACGCGTTTTCGATACGACCCGCGTGGCCTGCTCGTCAGCCGGACTGATCCCGATGGCGCGACGTACGCATGGCGCCATGATGAAGCAGGGCGTCCCGACAGATGGACCGATCCGCTCGGCCGGCACACCCATCTCGACCGCGATCGATACGGCCGACTGAGGAGCCGAACCGATGCGGCCGGTCATCGGACGGTCTATGGCTATGAGCCGGGCCCGTCCAATCCGCGCGAAGCGCTTAGCAGCGTGACGTACCCGGACGGCGCAATCGCGCGCTTTCACTATGACTCGGAAGGCATGTTGCGGGAGGCGGTGAATCCGCTGGGACATGGCATCCGCTATACGTGGGGCGCATTCGATTTGCTGGCGAGCGTCACGGACCCGTCGGGGGCGGTCACGCAATATCATCGCGATGGCACTGCCCGCCTGACGGGTGTGACGAACGCGCTGGGGCAGCGATGGACGTTGGAGCGGGACGCCGCGGGACAAGTGATCGCCGAAACGGATTGGCGCGGGCGCTGCACGCGATATGTGCGTAACCGGCTAGGGCAGGTCACCGAGAAGCATCTGCCGGACGGCGTCGTGCTGCGCTATGAATATGACGCATACGACCGGTTGATTTCCCTTGCCGGGCCGCTGCAGAAGCATACGTTCGCTTGGGGATCGCGCGGGCAACTGACCCGAGCCCAGGTTTGGGAGCGTAGCGATGACGCGGATGCGTGGCGGGCCGACAACGACGTATGCCTGGAATACGACGACGCATTCCGGTTGATCGAGGAAAGCCAGAGCGGGCAGGCGATCCGTTACGAATATGACGTGATGGGGCGGCCCGCGTCGCTCGGTACGCCGAGCGGGCAGACGCGTTGGCAGTACGATCTCGCCGGCCAGCTCGACGTGATCGAGAGCAACGGCCACCAATTCCGCTTCGGCTACGACGTGCTCGGCCGGGAAAGCCATCGCCGCTATTTGCCGACGGAGCAACGGCGGAACTGGCAACCGGAATGGGCGGATCGCTATCCGGACGGTTTTGCGCAACGGCAGGCGCATGACGCGCGAAGCCAATTGACCTCGCAGGTATTCGGGGCGCTGCCTTGGCACGACGAGGTCGCGCCCGAAGCCTTTGGCCCGCAGCGCGCCCGGCATTACGAATGGGATGTCGCGGGCCACTGCGTCGGCATGCAGGAAGAACGCAAGGGCCTGCCTGTCGAAGCGGGCCGCTGGCGGTACGACGCTCGCGGCCAGATGGTCGACGCTTACCACGAGCGCACCGAAAGTCGAAGCGCTCGGGAGCGTTACCGATACGACGCGCTCGGCCATGTGGTCGAGCAGCAGATCGATGGCGGCGAAATCCGCACGCATGACTACCTGGGCGATCAACTGATCAGTGCGGGGCCGAACGTCTACAAATACGACGCGCGTGGGCGCATGGTCGCGCGCACCGAACTGCGCGACGGCTTCCGTCCGCGCTCATGGCGGTATCGCTGGGACGATTTCGACCGCCTGAGAGAAGTGACGACACCCGGCGGCGAACGCTGGGCGTATCGCTACGACGCGTTTGGCCGGCGCATCAGCAAGGTTTGCACGCATGGGGGCCGCCGGAACCGTTTGAAGCGTGCCGCCTATTTGTGGTGCGGAAGCCGAATGATCGAGGCCTGGCGAACCTATGACGAGCGCGACGGATCGCGGCACGATATCCAGCGTTGGCATTATCGGCCGAGCACCCACATACCGCTTGCTCAGGAACGGCTGCGCTTCGACGATCAACCTGATCCGCAAACGAGCGAGTGGTATCCGCTCGCCTGTGATCCCAATGGCGCGCCGCATACGCTGTACAGCAGCGACGGCAGGGCGCTGTGGCGCGCGCGGCGGACGGCATGGGGCGACACGGCCGGCGACGACGGGCGTGATTCGCTTCGTAGCGCGGTGCGAGAGCAATTGCGATTGGGGCATCGGGATAGTGACGAATTCGATCCGCCAGACTGCGAATTGCGATTCCCGGGGCAGTGGGCAGATGAGGAAAGCGGGCTGCACTACAATTTGCACCGCTACTACGACCCATCGACCGGCCAGTATCTCAGCGCCGATCCGGTGGGGCTGGCGGGCGGGTTGCGAACGCACGCTTACGTGCATGATCCGATGCAGTGGGGCGATCCGTTCGGTCTGCAGGGATACGATACGGTGAGAAACCATCGGGCGGGCAACAAGCAGATCGATTACGACGGTCAACGCTGGAACGTCCCGAAAGGCAAGAATCCGACGGAGGTCATTCCGGAATCGGACCCGATCGGAAAGAAGCTCCAGGATGCGACGGACAACGCTGCTGCCCGCTGGAACACGTCGAATCTCACGCCGGCGGAAAGCAATGCGATCGAAAGCGCTCGAGCATCGGGCGAATACTGGCGCGCGAACCTGCTTCAGCAGCAGGCCAAGGGGCGCTGGATCGAATCCCAGGTCAAGAGCGATCCGGACATCGCGGGGATGGATCTGGATTGGAATCGCGTGGGAGTCGATGCGGTCGATCCGAATACGGGGTTGAGTTATGACATCATGTCGGGTAGCAAGAGCAACATGGATGCGCACGCGATGCGGATGTCCGATGTTGTTTTCAGAATGATCACTTTCTAG
- a CDS encoding ABC transporter substrate-binding protein has product MKLSLPKLVTALAAASAFAAAPAPDACAAPPKDMFVMATLLDEFISLDPGEVYELVPEEYVANTYDRLVRVDLADPSKFDGDVAQSWRVSPDGLTFTFKLRAGLTFHSGNPVTADDVAWSIQRAALLDKGPAAVLAGIGLTKANALANVKKIDDLTVSVTTDRKYAPTFVLNVLGSWPASIVDKKLLLSHQQGNDFGNGWLKTHEAGSGAYRLVKWTAGDSIVLQRFDRYRLPLAMKRIVLRHVPEAASQRLMLESGDIDAARDLSPDDLAAVAKSGKAKVTPSPQATLLYLGLNTKNPTLAKPDVQEALKWLVDYNGIQSHVVKTTYKVHQTFMPEGFLGALNANPYKLDVAKAKALLAKAGVPNGFTVTMDVRNDYPYTEIAQAVQANFAQAGVKVQLIPGDNKQTLAKYRARQHDIYIGEWSADYIDPHSNAQGFAWNPDNSDQSSYKMLAWRNAWNIPQLTAQTDAALAEPSAAKRAQLYQAMQKEVLANSPFVILFEKVAQVATRPGVSGLEVGPINDLVSYRNLKKP; this is encoded by the coding sequence ATGAAACTGTCATTGCCCAAGCTCGTCACGGCGCTCGCCGCCGCTTCCGCGTTCGCGGCCGCGCCGGCCCCCGATGCGTGCGCGGCGCCGCCGAAAGACATGTTCGTGATGGCCACGCTGCTCGACGAATTCATCTCGCTCGATCCGGGCGAAGTCTACGAACTGGTGCCCGAGGAATACGTCGCGAATACGTATGACCGGCTGGTGCGCGTCGATCTCGCCGATCCGTCGAAGTTCGACGGCGACGTCGCGCAATCGTGGCGCGTGAGCCCCGACGGCCTCACGTTCACGTTCAAGCTGCGCGCGGGCCTCACGTTCCATTCGGGCAACCCGGTGACGGCCGACGACGTCGCATGGTCGATCCAGCGCGCGGCGCTGCTCGACAAGGGGCCGGCTGCGGTGCTCGCGGGCATCGGCCTCACGAAGGCGAACGCGCTCGCGAACGTGAAGAAGATCGACGACCTGACGGTCTCGGTGACGACCGACCGCAAGTACGCGCCGACCTTCGTGCTGAACGTGCTCGGCTCGTGGCCGGCGTCGATCGTCGACAAGAAGCTGCTGCTGTCTCACCAGCAGGGCAACGATTTCGGCAACGGCTGGCTGAAGACGCACGAGGCGGGCTCGGGCGCGTACCGGCTAGTCAAGTGGACGGCGGGCGACAGCATCGTGCTGCAACGTTTCGACCGCTACCGGCTGCCGCTCGCGATGAAGCGGATCGTGCTGCGGCACGTGCCGGAGGCGGCGAGCCAGCGGCTGATGCTCGAAAGCGGCGACATCGACGCGGCGCGCGACCTGAGCCCCGACGATCTCGCGGCCGTCGCGAAAAGCGGCAAGGCGAAGGTGACGCCCTCGCCGCAGGCGACGCTGCTGTACCTCGGCCTCAACACGAAGAACCCGACGCTCGCGAAGCCGGACGTGCAGGAAGCGCTGAAATGGCTCGTCGACTACAACGGAATCCAGAGCCACGTCGTGAAGACGACCTACAAGGTTCATCAGACGTTCATGCCGGAAGGCTTCCTCGGCGCGCTGAACGCGAATCCGTACAAGCTCGACGTCGCGAAGGCGAAGGCGCTGCTCGCGAAGGCCGGCGTGCCGAACGGCTTCACGGTGACGATGGACGTGCGCAACGACTATCCGTACACCGAGATCGCGCAGGCGGTGCAGGCGAACTTCGCGCAGGCGGGCGTCAAGGTGCAATTGATTCCGGGCGACAACAAGCAGACGCTCGCGAAGTACCGCGCGCGCCAGCACGACATCTACATCGGCGAGTGGTCGGCCGATTACATCGATCCGCACAGCAATGCGCAAGGCTTCGCATGGAACCCTGACAATTCGGATCAGTCCAGCTACAAGATGCTCGCGTGGCGCAACGCATGGAACATCCCGCAGTTGACCGCGCAAACCGACGCGGCGCTCGCGGAGCCGTCCGCCGCGAAGCGCGCGCAGCTGTATCAGGCGATGCAGAAGGAAGTGCTCGCGAATTCGCCGTTCGTGATCCTGTTCGAGAAAGTCGCGCAGGTCGCGACGCGGCCCGGCGTGAGCGGCCTCGAAGTCGGCCCGATCAACGATCTCGTGTCGTATCGCAATCTGAAGAAGCCGTGA
- the sapR gene encoding sap1 transcriptional regulator SapR: MPPAFVQTVETRFAELTPTAKRIASYMLANLERLGLETADQIARQTGTSGISVGRFLRSVGYRNLDDLKRELRGATERSWMITDRLDEYRRMTAASAPARDEAAPSDAPGPLDGALARELDAIRHVYQLARSPAFAQVADRVAQADAVFILGIQSTRGISNAFHSYLEYLRPRVFYSDGMSGSYVDSLNAEFADPYCIVTDTRAYSRIARRYCEAAVARGVRFALITDVYCPWARELPCDLLQVRTDVGQFWDSLAPLTCLFNLLISAVVDRLGDAIDARVARNRELQRELDQFEP; this comes from the coding sequence ATGCCGCCCGCCTTCGTCCAAACCGTCGAAACCCGCTTTGCCGAGCTCACGCCCACGGCGAAGCGCATCGCGAGCTACATGCTCGCGAACCTGGAGCGGCTCGGCCTCGAAACCGCGGATCAGATCGCGCGTCAGACCGGCACGAGCGGCATCTCGGTCGGGCGCTTCCTGCGCAGCGTCGGCTATCGCAATCTCGACGACCTGAAGCGCGAGCTGCGCGGCGCGACCGAGCGCTCGTGGATGATCACCGACCGCCTCGACGAATATCGCCGCATGACGGCCGCGAGCGCGCCGGCGCGCGATGAAGCCGCGCCGAGCGACGCGCCCGGCCCGCTCGACGGCGCGCTCGCGCGCGAGCTCGATGCGATCCGCCACGTGTATCAGCTCGCGCGCTCGCCGGCGTTCGCGCAAGTCGCGGATCGCGTCGCGCAAGCCGACGCGGTGTTCATTCTCGGAATCCAGTCGACGCGCGGGATCAGCAACGCGTTCCACAGCTATCTCGAATACCTGCGCCCGCGCGTGTTCTACTCGGATGGGATGTCCGGCTCGTACGTCGATTCGCTGAACGCCGAATTCGCCGATCCGTATTGCATCGTCACCGATACGCGCGCGTACTCGCGGATCGCGCGGCGCTACTGCGAGGCGGCCGTCGCGCGCGGCGTGCGTTTCGCGCTCATCACCGACGTCTACTGCCCGTGGGCGCGCGAGCTGCCGTGCGACCTGCTGCAGGTGAGGACCGACGTCGGCCAGTTCTGGGATTCGCTCGCGCCGCTCACCTGCCTGTTCAACCTGCTGATCAGCGCGGTCGTCGACCGGCTCGGCGACGCGATCGACGCGCGCGTCGCCCGCAATCGCGAGCTGCAGCGCGAGCTCGATCAATTCGAACCCTGA